The genomic segment ATAAAGACAATTATCTGGAATAAACAATATATCGTATATATgtcatataaatatttatatatcttgtgttttatttatttttattgttttgtattcCTGTGTTATGCTCTTTTTTTGGTAAATAATGGTGTGGTTTTCTCTTTGCCTTCTAAGGAGGCTGCAGGTCAATGCTGGTCACTAATTAGTTAGATTCTTAAGCACAGGTTAGAAACTTGTACTTGGTTTTGCTGTCTTGTTTGTTCACATTTGGATTTCTACTGGTGGTAATTAATTGTTTATGTTATTTTTTCACCTCACAGTGCCTTTTGTTCACCTCTCATGACCTTACTCTGAGGCTGTGAGTCCACACTTGTGGCAATGCTTGTTTTCCTGCACTTTGCCACCATCTCTGCATCCTGGTGTACGCAACGCTCTTTTGTGAAAGTCTGTACAATAAAGCACTTTTTTGTTATGCACCATATTGTGTTTTTCCTCTTCTGTTTAGAACTATTCTATTCAAGACTAGGCAGGCATTGTGGCCTGGAAGGGAAACATACTTTAATACCTCATGAAAGAAATTACAATCACAGAAAACAAAATGTGAAACAATTTAAATTTACAAATTTACAATTGgttctttgtctttttttttttgctatccaTGTTGAATCGAGGACTTATACTGGtggttattatttgtttatttgccACCGAGCAGTGCCATTACAATTACAATttacaaaatgaaaaataaaaaaagacaaaacatctTACAGTTTCAGAAAaatcaaaaaatatttaaaaaactaaacttccaatcacaaaaaactaaattacaaAAGACACAACTTCAGAAAACACTAACAAAAActaaattggaaaaaaataatacgAAACTAGACAACTTACAATTACAAAACACACTaataaaagaaacaaaacaactTACACTTACACAATTACtaactaaaaaacaaaacaacttatataacaaaaaacaaaataaaagatgaaacaacttacaatttcagaaaacacaaaaaactaaattacaaaaacaaaacaacttacaattactaattaaaaaaacaaaacaacttacaattccacaattactaattaaaaaaacaaaacaacttacaattacaaaaacagaacaacttacaattacacaattactaattaaaaaataaaacaactcatatttgaaaaaacaaaataaaagatgaaacaacttacaatttcagaaaacacaaaaaacaaaataacaaaaactaAACAACTTACAATACACAAttactaattaaaaaaacaacaacttacaattacaaaaacactaataaaagaaacaaaacaacttacaattacacaattactaattaaaaaacaaaacaacttattttacaaaacaaaataaaagattaaacaacttacaatttcagaaaacacacaaaaaacaaaattacaaaaattaaacaacttacaattacacaaatactaattaaaaaaacaaaaaacttataTTATAAAAACCAAAATAACAAAAGATGAAACaacttacaatttcagaaaacaacaacaacaaaaatatcaaaacaaaacaacttacaaGTACACAAAcacaaattggaaaaaaaaactatttacaatTACACAATtactaattaaaaaacaaaacaacttgtattacaaaaacaaaataaaagataaatgataaataataaatgaacaaaataaaagatgaaacaacttacaatttcagaaaacacacaaaaaaaaaaaaaaaattatcaaaacaaaACGACTTACAATTACACAGACCAGAATAACAAAATATGATAATATTACATTTCAGGGGAAGCAATTTACAATTACATTACAACGAAATTAACTTATATTATTGTACTGGAGTACAATAAAGTAAACAAAGTACAATATTACAATTGTAAGTTGCTTATTCTTTTATTTTAGTCTGTGAAATTGTACgctgtttttatttttccagGATGACATTCACAtgattgtaatataatataatataatatgtggCTTGTCTGCATTGACGCGCTCAATGAGTATCGGCGTGCACGTCATGAGATACATGAGTCATTTGGGCTCGGTGATGTCGTCATCGCCTTTCCTCCCTCTTATCCAATCAACAGCGCGCTATGCTGGCGGCAAAAGGACCAATCACTGCTCGGTCTTATCCGCAAGACCCGCCCTTCGCTAGGAGGACGCACAGTCAGTCAAAAATGAGTTACCAGTACGGACAGGTAAAGTCATACTTCCTTcttatttatctttttaaaaaatatatttcgtCTGACgtgatgttgtcattattaaCACGCTGTTGCTTTAGTGACTGTAATGTCCGGTTTTATTAGCGTTAAGTCGATGTTAGCATCTAGCCCCACAGCCCTCGATGACATATTGCAGTACGCGTCAGACAAACTATGATGGAAGAACTGATTTAATATGAATGGAACATGAAAAGTTATTTCTGTGACTGAGAAAGTAATAGTGATATCCTATTCACTGAACACTATTATTCAATTGTCTGTAAACTATTGCACTTGTAGGGCTATCCGGGACAGACCGCACCCACTGCTCCACACGGGGGTGGTCAACACCCCTCTGCCCCCTATGGAGGTGCAGCAGTTCCACCAGGAGGCCAATATGGACCTGGACCAGGACAAGGTGGGCACTCTGCACCTGGACcatgaatttaccatgaattgattaacgtggaacccgacttaaacaagttgaaaaactcattggggtgttaccatttagtggtcaattgtacggaatatgtactgtactgtgcaatccactaatacaagtttcaatcaatcaaaaaaccaggACAAGGTGGTCACTATGCACCTGCACCAGGACAAGGTGGGCACTATGCACCTGCACCCGGACAAGGTGGGCACTATGCACCTGCATCAGGACAAGGTGGTCACTATGCACCTGCATCAGGACAAGGTGGTCACTATGCACCTGCATCAGGACAAGGTGGTCACTATGCACCTGGACCAGGACAAGGTGGGCACTATGCACCTGGACCAGGTGGTGCTCCAGCTGGTTACGGTGGACAACCTCATGGTGCTCCTTACAGGCACCCTGCTCCTTCAGGTACTTTAACCCCACAGCGCTAGTAatgttcaaaatggggtccctgggaccccatcaaatcataaaaatggggccccacggtacatttttggggtcccacttttttgtaagtgttttgaaaacaaatgatgaatgtatatattatcctgttatatctcacataatATATTGTGTttaggaaaaaggttgtcataaacgttaattcatttaaaaaaatacaaataattgtatGCATATAAGTGCATGTACATGCATACGAGCGCTGACCCTGGACGGGGATGCGTGCATTTATCAGAGATTGATTGatgacgtttatgacaacctttttccaaaacacaatatagaatgtgagatataacaggataatgcatacatttatcatttgtttgcaaaacgcttacaaaaaagtgggtccccaaaaatgtaccgtggggccccatttttatgacaGAAGTATCctatacttctcttttgtaaagtaaatctgaagagccaatatgggcatctacatcaactatatgatctgcctgagaagctggacaggacacaaataaaataaaatactttagtttaggccaggggtcggcaacctttaccactcaaagagccattttggcaagtttcacaaattaaagaaaataatgggagccacaaaaaaaagtttttaatttaaaatgaaaaacaccgcatacaaagcttaaattgcttcgtgctatgttaaccaggggtctcagacacacgcaccggcacgcactttaatatggaaatttgatgttagggcTGCCCGCGAGATTTGAATGAATAGCGCTTGAAAGCgtcgtacttgccaaccctctcattatttccgggagactcccgaatatcagggcgtgatggcactgcttttggcgccctctacagcctgcccaaacagtgtacctgctcgaccacacgtagaatgcagcttcagcttgctcacgtaagtgacagcaaggcgtactaggtcagcagccacacagcttacactgacggcgaccgtataaaacaactttaacactgttacgttacaaatatgcgccacactttgaacccacaccaaaaaagaatgacaaacacatttctggagaacatccgcactgtaacacaacataaacacaacacaacaaatacccagaatcccatgcagcactaactcttccgctcaaccgacgcacggggggttggggggggggggggggtttggtggtagcgggagtgtataatctagaccggaagagttagggctgcatgggattctgggtattggttgtgttgtgtttatgttgtgttacggcgggatgttctccagaaatgtgtttttcattcttttttggtgtgggttcacagtgtggcgcatatttgtaatgtaacagtgttaaagttgttttatacgtctaccgtcagtgtaagctgtgtggctgatgactaagtatcctttgctgtctcctacgtgtgcaagtaaaagctacatgcaacatgtggccgggctggcacgctgtttgtaaatgctatagaggacaattactgcagtgcaattagggcacgcccttaatttagtaattagagtgaaaataggattatatttgccctgggagttatctaggagaggcactgagatccataagtctcctgggaaaatcggggaggtcggcaagtatgcagctgagccgcatcagagtggtcaaagagccacatgcggctccggagccgcgggttgccggccCCTGGTTTAGGCGGTGGCCTTAACAGGGGCCGGCCCTGATCGTCACGGTAACAGCCTCTGAAATCCACATCATCGTCTTCTTTGCAACACATTCTTGGTTGTGTCCATAGGCAACATCCCTCCCGGTGTGAACCCCGAGGCCCAGCAGTGGTTCCAGAGTGTGGACACGGACCACAGCGGCTTCATCAACATGAAGGAGCTCAAGCAGGCGCTGGTCAACTCCAACTGGTCCAATTTTAACGACGAGACGTGCCTCATGATGATCAGTGAGTCCCACATCTTCTCGTCCCATGTGTTTGGATGCCAATATTACAGTCGTGCTATATATATGATCACTTTTAGTACTATTGTCATGTTGATGACATTCTAGCTGTGTGCCACACATTTGACAGCAACAAGAAAACAACTACCGTCCCTACACAAGTTTGTCacatgtatcattatcactggaggaatagGACTGGCCAAACACACTGTAGAAAGATAcaataagccaggggtgtccaaacttttagactGGGGAGCTGCATTGGGcatcgggcagcacggtggcacaggggttagtgcgtgtgcctcacaataccaaggtcctgggttcgatcctggcctcgggatcttccggtgtggagtttgcatgttctccccgtgactgcgtgggttcccgccgggtactccggcttcctcccacctccaaagacatgcacctggggataggcccctcccacctccaaaaacatgcacctggggataggttgattggcaacactaaattggccctagtgtgtgaatgttgtctgtctatctgtgttggccctgcgatgaggtggcgacttgtccagggtgtaccctgccttccgcccgaatgcagctgagataggctccagcgacccctaaagggacaagcggtagaaaatgtgtatatatatatatacagtggggcaaaaaagtatttagtcagccacccattgacaatcaatgggtggctgactaaatacttttttgccccactgtatatatatatatatatatatagtaattgaatattaagagtatgtgaaagttcatctCCTACCTTGTTAAGTCAATAATGGATAactggagagagtgttttgcatttttcccatgatgctttgcaatggatttaaatgggtgtaattttgaattttttaaataacCACAAGTTTCAGGGAGCAGGTTGTGTGTGTGACCAAGTATGGTGAGTCTTTGTGCTGGTAGATTTAGTTTtttctgcgccatgactagggaaggttgtctgtattgggtcatataagttaatGCTGTGCGCACAAATGAACAGTTTGATTAGTGTTACTCACAATGTCGGATATTTACATTAAATGTGAACTCACAACCAGGTTGGGATTTTAAACGGTCTCGTTTAAACACAGGCTGTGTTTTGGACTTTGATGCAATAAGCCATGCTAAActggagctcttgaatgtaaacagatgTGGGAGGATTGATACAGATATGGACCATAACTATATCAAGTATAGCATCAGTATATTATAGGCTCAATACTACTGATTGCATCAATATTTTCTATTATCACAAAACATTTTGTCGTTTccgtttacaaactcagaaaataagTCCTGACATAGGAGGACTTCAAGTGCAAAAACCGTATTAAATCAGAGTCAATAGTAGGAAatcattttaaatgtttaattaataTTGTTCCGTTTGTCTGATATTAAAAATgttaagtatcagcattggtatggtcaaAACTACCGCCATAAACTACTtgatattggatcgatacccaacttTGTAGTACAGTATCGCCCAAAACGAAtgcaaagtatccaaacaacagacgaTTATTGGATTTTAGCAGAAGTGTAAATCGAACTGAGTTAaaccagatattaacaagtagattgttatagttttcagaaaataatatatacagtataatatatatatattttttaaaatcatgaTAAACAcatttgtcgtttttgttattgttcaccaactcaggaaataagtcctgaCACCGTAGAACTTAATGCGCAAAAAACACGATTCAAATCAGAGCCAACAGTCAAAAATTaattttataattaataattgattgaacttgtgttttgtttgaatATAAGAAATGTACTCATTCAATGATATTGAAAATGTTATAGCAGTATCAGCATGAGTGTGGCCAATACTGtgcctgtaactacttgatattggATTGCTACCCAAATTTGTTGTATCGCCCAAAACTCATGTTAATTATTGAAAGAgaaaaaataagtatattatattttaacagaggTGTAAATAGAACTATGAAAGTAACCCGatgttaacaagtagattaataatagttttgggaaaatgttaatgCATAAGTCAGCAGCCAACTTAAGAGGCTTTGTTACcctttttgaaatggttctattatttatttgttgtaaTATGTCGTTATTGCAGGAGGatgcaatatatattgcgatatcgattttaggccgtatcgctCATCCCCCGGTGATATCTGCACGCTGTGTTTGCCTGTTTAGACATGTTTGACAAGACCAGGTCAGGCCGCATGGACCTCCTGAGCTTCTCGGCCTTGTGGAGCTTCATGCAAAAGTGGAGGGCGCTCTTCCAGCAATATGACCGGGACCGCTCGGGAGCCATCAGCGGCACGGAGCTACACCAAGGTAAGGGAccgcaattaaaaaaataaaaaagatgatGCAATACGCGAGCCGACTCCTTATCCGGTCCTCCCTCCAGCTCTCGCGCAGATGGGCTACAACCTGAGCCCCCAGTTTTCCGAGTCCCTGGT from the Entelurus aequoreus isolate RoL-2023_Sb linkage group LG20, RoL_Eaeq_v1.1, whole genome shotgun sequence genome contains:
- the pef1 gene encoding peflin isoform X1 yields the protein MSYQYGQGYPGQTAPTAPHGGGQHPSAPYGGAAVPPGGQYGPGPGQGQGGHYAPAPGQGGHYAPAPGQGGHYAPASGQGGHYAPASGQGGHYAPASGQGGHYAPGPGQGGHYAPGPGGAPAGYGGQPHGAPYRHPAPSGNIPPGVNPEAQQWFQSVDTDHSGFINMKELKQALVNSNWSNFNDETCLMMINMFDKTRSGRMDLLSFSALWSFMQKWRALFQQYDRDRSGAISGTELHQALAQMGYNLSPQFSESLVRRYSVHPARPGIQLDRFIQACTQMESMTQVFRERDTSRTGNVRLNYEEFLSGAVTRLM
- the pef1 gene encoding peflin isoform X2, with protein sequence MSYQYGQGYPGQTAPTAPHGGGQHPSAPYGGAAVPPGGQYGPGPGQGQGGHYAPAPGQGGHYAPASGQGGHYAPASGQGGHYAPASGQGGHYAPGPGQGGHYAPGPGGAPAGYGGQPHGAPYRHPAPSGNIPPGVNPEAQQWFQSVDTDHSGFINMKELKQALVNSNWSNFNDETCLMMINMFDKTRSGRMDLLSFSALWSFMQKWRALFQQYDRDRSGAISGTELHQALAQMGYNLSPQFSESLVRRYSVHPARPGIQLDRFIQACTQMESMTQVFRERDTSRTGNVRLNYEEFLSGAVTRLM